One genomic region from Geotrypetes seraphini chromosome 13, aGeoSer1.1, whole genome shotgun sequence encodes:
- the LOC117347640 gene encoding melanoregulin-like produces the protein MERRNAFYRAFYACCRCRDGYEEVEKSALISDTQLYFNREAKRKWAEEENLWNEPQDVSHTERDDDRELYNLLQRRSKTRQGSEGYRRLSFDIGALRQVRRDLKYRWKMILETLGFSSEADALLSVTSSMTYKSLKNASEAWRLLQALAEKTSIFEQQQSSPPERYLFVLDRLILLDVGEDFVSRARQRYPPESKEQPKEEHPVLAIEATPVLIMHTSGEEPAGGEEGDKYDSLEGDEENLLVNLLD, from the exons ATGGAACGAAGGAATGCATTCTACCGTGCGTTTTACGCCTGCTGCCGCTGCCGTGATGGCTATGAGGAAGTGGAGAAAAGTGCTCTGATAAG TGATACACAGCTGTACTTCAACCGAGAGGCGAAGCGGAAGTGGGCAGAAGAGGAAAACCTCTGGAATGAGCCCCAGGATGTGTCTCACACTGAGCGGGATGATGACAGGGAACTGTACAACCTTCTGCAGAGAAGATCCAAGACCCGCCAGGGTTCTGAG GGATACCGGAGGCTGAGCTTTGACATTGGTGCACTTCGGCAGGTGCGCAGAGACTTGAAATACCGCTGGAAGATGATCCTAGAGACTTTAG GGTTCAGTAGTGAAGCAGATGCCCTGCTAAGCGTGACTTCAAGCATGACTTATAAAAGCCTAAAGAATGCATCAGAGGCCTGGCGGCTGCTGCAGGCACTAGCAGAAAAGACGAGCATCTttgagcagcagcagagcagcccCCCTGAGAGATACCTCTTTGTGCTG GATCGATTGATCTTGTTGGATGTGGGAGAAGATTTTGTGTCCCGGGCCAGGCAACGCTATCCACCAGAGAGCAAGGAACAGCCCAAAGAAGAACACCCTGTCCTCGCCATAGAAGCTACCCCTGTCCTCATCATGCACACATCTGGCGAGGAACCAGCTGGGGGAGAAGAAGGGGACAAGTATGACTCCCTAGAGGGGGATGAGGAAAACCTTTTGGTTAATTTACTGGACTGA
- the TCAP gene encoding telethonin, giving the protein METYGRTVVMKTAGALSAAELCCQWREDDMARKENFSAEWKDLSLSTRPEQCCFLREVNELQHETYSQQRQTQFIVQRSPLNIIRMGRLGDRATEYHLPYQRSLPVPIFKPADLSTKTEKVATPPELHDMMEFERALGNPETNGLCQDKKMITEIKKELPPVMQPIRIKFEKPGLPRSFSRSMSQEAQRG; this is encoded by the exons ATGGAGACTTATGGGAGGACTGTGGTCATGAAGACAGCTGGGGCCCTGAGTGCAGCAGAGCTGTGCTGTCAATGGAGAGAGGATGACATGGCTAGGAAGGAGAATTTCTCAGCAGAATGGAAGGATTTGTCCCTCTCTACCAGACCTGAGCAGTG CTGCTTTCTCAGGGAAGTTAATGAACTCCAGCATGAAACTTatagccaacagcgccagacccAGTTCATAGTGCAGAGATCCCCCTTGAACATCATAAGGATGGGCCGCTTGGGAGACAGAGCAACCGAGTACCACCTGCCCTACCAGAGATCTCTACCTGTGCCCATCTTCAAACCTGCGGACCTCAGCACCAAGACGGAGAAGGTAGCCACCCCACCAGAGCTGCATGATATGATGGAATTTGAGAGGGCCCTGGGCAATCCTGAGACTAACGGGTTGTGCCAGGACAAGAAGATGATCACTGAAATCAAGAAGGAGCTGCCCCCAGTCATGCAGCCAATCCGAATAAAGTTTGAGAAGCCAGGACTCCCAAGGTCCTTTTCCAGGTCTATGTCTCAGGAAGCCCAGAGGGGCTGA